From a region of the Lactuca sativa cultivar Salinas chromosome 4, Lsat_Salinas_v11, whole genome shotgun sequence genome:
- the LOC111909829 gene encoding putative 1-phosphatidylinositol-3-phosphate 5-kinase FAB1D isoform X1: MTHDSLIIPSASSISPAVSLAKTDSSVSYYNDYLVDVPSNDRSLREESSSGIRILQQEHESCDGNGGIDSHIWFPPEPEDREADMEGSIGNYEDDDDDEEYGDGMKWGKPSNLSSLREEGCGSFRFREETKKAMDEVMNGKFKALVEHLLTSMGISCSGNDMDTDTDTWVDTVTALSWEAASYLKPDAFEGKAMDPDGYVKIKCFATGSRTQSKVFKGLVFKKHAAHKHMPTKYRKPKLLLIKGALSVSSDGLSSFESMKQENERLDYLIGMIEKLNPNVVLVEKTVSRDIQESILAKGMTLVLEMKLHRLERVARCTGSPILSSDMLLLNDQKLRQCESFYFEKIVEEHAALCDNGKRPKKTLMFLQGCPTRMGFTILLMGSHSDELKTIKCVVQFAVVMAYHLILESSFLVNQRAMLSTTAPNGMAILSTKPVFVYKGLDIPVASESSMETTTSDNLITTIDIPISNGFLQENGPDNLGLEGHSLSSYEPYDPIVLSGLSSLSASLQEVVGYPLFNATPQDQDHEEEEEEEETYLGYNTPLDRTETSSPDTETELLRRNLSLETKDSEERMQRKDDITAVLDSESILVLMSRRNVTRGTTCKQSSFSCIKFYRNFDVPLGKFLQDNLLNQKLLCGTCNELPEAHLSYYAHQNKQLTIQVKRLPSDKQLPGENEGKLWMWSCCGQCKPSNGSLKSTKRVLVSVAARGLSFGKFLELGFSNHSSWEIPSSCGHSSYADYFHFFGSGSMVAMFRYSTVATYSVSLPHWKVEFTNSIERDFLKEEVADVYQEGQSVFAEVENSLKKMEDKFGGSTLNIQGSCKRFSDIKEMLNKEQDEYEVNMKKLSESTSMTKWLYKPLHLNYIQWEVLLRSYIWDERIHSLLSSNLIRVTVDPQTVRESQRPHLQEKDTTTISITENGEPVSDNIKIYTHTPEPREANGLSVQPITTEAVVDDENGGVSSAFSSKSADPKGWMWTPFSHIESIYVKDLHRGYLPKYEASGSSRIHKMITQSQGEEGSKIHFPLGLGTENLLMVSDYEDELSSMIACALAFLKDGNSNTSLEFASDDSKSYESLPKMLSLSSPNWSSFTSMDSDVEDSRFSSFDGLELLDSVAANSRYLHPVISMGRLANRSKYSVACLFAKDFLDLRGQCGLSELDYISSLSRCKHWDAKGGKSKSFFAKTLDDRFIIKEIKKTEFYSFLEFASHYFGYMNQCFKLGNQTCLAKILGIYQVKKRKSGAKHDLMVMENISYGRKITRQYDLKGALYARFNAVVDGTGDVLLDQNFVNDMNVSPLYVNTKAKRNLQRAVWNDTAFLNSINVMDYSLLVGVDVEEKELVCGIIDYVRQYTWDKQLENWVKSFVVPKNQLPTIISPKEYKKRFRKFIDTHFFSVPDDWCSQRPSNRCTLCGSNTPNPKMK; this comes from the exons ATGACGCATGATAGTTTGATTATTCCATCAGCTTCATCAATCAGCCCAGCTGTGTCTCTGGCAAAAACTGATAGCTCCGTTTCATATTACA ATGATTATCTTGTGGATGTGCCCTCAAATGATAG GTCCCTGAGAGAGGAATCAAGCAGCGGAATTCGTATCTTACAACAGGAGCATGAATCATGTGATGGAAATGGGGGTATTGATTCTCATATTTGGTTTCCCCCTGAACCAGAAGACCGAGAGGCTGACATGGAGGGTAGTATTGGCAATTATGAGGACGATGATGACGATGAAGAGTACGGTGATGGCATGAAATGGGGAAAGCCAAGTAATCTGAGCAGCCTTAGAGAAGAAGGATGTGGGAGCTTTAGGTTTAGAGAAGAAACAAAAAAGGCAATGGATGAGGTTATGAATGGGAAGTTTAAGGCACTTGTGGAGCATCTTCTTACATCAATGGGCATTTCTTGTTCTGGGAATGATATGGATACGGATACGGATACGTGGGTGGATACAGTCACAGCTTTATCATGGGAAGCTGCTTCATATCTGAAGCCAGATGCTTTTGAGGGAAAAGCAATGGATCCTGATGGATATGTGAAGATCAAATGTTTTGCGACTGGTTCTCGGACCCAAAG TAAAGTTTTCAAGGGCTTAGTCTTCAAGAAACATGCAGCTCACAAACACATGCCAACAAAGTATAGAAAACCCAAGTTGCTATTGATCAAGGGTGCACTTAGTGTTTCTTCAGATGGACTATCATCCTTTGAGTCGATGAAACAGGAGAATGAGAGGCTAGATTATCTAATTGGGATGATAGAGAAGTTGAATCCAAATGTCGTACTAGTTGAGAAAACCGTTTCACGAGATATTCAAGAGTCTATCCTTGCAAAAGGGATGACATTGGTATTGGAAATGAAACTACACCGGTTGGAGAGAGTTGCTCGTTGTACTGGGTCACCAATCTTGTCCTCTGATATGCTGCTGCTGAATGACCAAAAGCTGAGGCAGTGCGAATCcttttattttgaaaagattgTAGAAGAACATGCTGCTCTTTGTGATAATGGAAAACGCCCTAAGAAGACATTAATGTTTCTCCAAGGCTGTCCCACACGAATGGGATTTACG atTCTGCTGATGGGATCTCACAGTGATGAACTTAAAACCATAAAATGTGTTGTTCAGTTTGCGGTTGTAATGGCATACCATTTGATCCTTGAAAGTTCATTCCTTGTGAATCAACGGGCAATGTTATCCACGACTGCCCCGAATGGAATGGCTATATTATCAACTAAACCTGTGTTTGTGTATAAAGGTCTTGATATTCCTGTAGCCAGTGAGTCGAGTATGGAAACTACAACTAGTGATAATTTGATCACCACCATTGATATCCCCATCTCCAATGGATTTCTTCAAGAAAATGGGCCCGACAACTTGGGTCTAGAAGGGCATAGTTTATCATCTTATGAGCCATATGACCCAATTGTTCTCTCAGGGTTATCTTCACTCTCGGCCTCTTTACAGGAAGTTGTAGGGTACCCTCTTTTCAATGCTACCCCCCAAGACCAAGAccatgaggaggaggaggaggaggaggagacaTACCTTGGCTATAACACCCCCCTTGACCGCACCGAAACCAGCTCTCCAGATACGGAAACAGAGTTGCTTCGAAGAAACTTGTCCTTAGAAACAAAAGATTCTGAAGAGCGTATGCAACGTAAGGATGACATTACTGCGGTTTTGGATTCCGAGAGCATATTAGTTTTGATGTCTAGAAGGAATGTCACAAGAGGGACTACGTGTAAGCAAAGTAGCTTTTCATGTATCAAGTTCTACCGGAATTTCGATGTGCCCCTCGGAAAGTTTTTGCAGGATAACTTACTCAATCAG AAGCTTTTGTGTGGAACATGTAATGAACTACCAGAAGCTCATCTTTCGTACTATGCACATCAGAACAAGCAACTCACAATTCAAGTTAAACGTCTTCCTTCAGATAAGCAGTTGCCTGGTGAAAATGAAGGAAAGCTTTGGATGTGGAGTTGTTGTGGCCAATGTAAACCCTCCAATGGAAGCTTAAAGTCTACCAAAAGAGTATTGGTCTCCGTTGCTGCCCGTGGGTTATCCTTTGGGAAGTTCTTAGAACTTGGCTTCTCCAACCACTCTTCATGGGAAATACCATCTAGCTGCGGACATTCCTCTTATGCTGACTATTTTCACTTCTTTGG ATCAGGCTCCATGGTTGCAATGTTTAGATACTCAACAGTGGCTACTTACTCTGTATCTCTGCCGCATTGGAAGGTCGAGTTTACCAATTCAATAGAAAGAGATTTTCTTAAAGAAGAAGTTGCGGAT GTGTACCAGGAAGGGCAATCAGTGTTTGCTGAGGTTGAGAACTCCCTGAAGAAGATGGAAGACAAGTTTGGTGGATCAACACTGAACATTCAAGGATCATGTAAAAGATTCTCTGACATCAAAGAGATGTTGAATAAAGAGCAAGATGAATATGAG GTTAACATGAAGAAGTTGAGTGAAAGCACGAGCATGACTAAATGGCTGTACAAGCCTCTGCACTTGAATTACATACAATGGGAGGTTTTACTTCGTTCATACATCTGGGATGAGCGCATCCATTCACTCCTTTCATCCAATCTTATTAGAGTAACTGTTGACCCCCAAACCGTCCGTGAATCACAGCGGCCTCATCTTCAGGAGAAAGATACCACCACCATCAGCATCACTGAAAATGGTGAACCGGTTTCTGATAATATCAAAATCTATACACATACACCCGAACCCAGAGAAGCAAATGGCTTATCAGTTCAACCAATCACAACCGAAGCTGTTGTTGATGATGAAAATGGTGGAGTTTCTTCGGCTTTTTCATCGAAATCAGCCGATCCCAAAGGGTGGATGTGGACACCATTCTCGCATATTGAAAGCATTTATGTGAAGGATCTCCACAGAGGGTACTTGCCCAAATATGAAGCTTCCGGATCCAGCAGAATACACAAAATGATTACCCAGTCCCAAGGCGAAGAGGGCTCAAAGATTCATTTCCCATTGGGATTGGGTACAGAAAATCTTCTTATGGTATCGGATTATGAAGACGAGTTATCAAGTATGATAGCATGTGCGTTGGCTTTTCTAAAGGACGGAAATAGTAATACATCATTGGAATTTGCAAGTGACGATTCAAAATCATACGAAAGTTTACCAAAAATGTTGTCTTTGAGTTCCCCAAATTGGTCTTCCTTTACCTCCATGGATTCCGATGTAGAAGACTCCCGTTTTTCGAGCTTTGATGGGTTGGAATTGCTGGATTCTGTTGCTGCTAATTCCAGGTATCTTCACCCTGTGATTTCCATGGGAAGATTAGCCAACAGATCTAAATATTCGGTAGCTTGTTTATTTGCCAAAGATTTTCTCGATCTTCGTGGTCAATGTGGTTTATCTGAGCTTGATTACATTTCTTCATTAAGCCGTTGTAAGCATTGGGATGCCAAAGGTGGAAAGAGTAAATCTTTCTTTGCTAAAACTCTTGATGACCGCTTCATTATTAAGGAAATTAAGAAAACCGAGTTTTACTCCTTTCTTGAATTTGCTTCTCACTATTTTGGGTACATGAATCAGTGTTTTAAACTTGGAAATCAGACATGCCTCGCCAAAATTCTTGGTATTTATcag GTAAAGAAAAGAAAGAGTGGGGCTAAACATGATCTAATGGTGATGGAGAACATTAGTTATGGGAGAAAAATTACGCGGCAGTATGATCTGAAAGGAGCTCTGTATGCCCGTTTCAATGCTGTTGTTGATGGTACAGGAGACGTTCTTTTGGACCAAAACTTTGTAAATGACATGAATGTGTCTCCTTTATACGTTAATACAAAAGCAAAGCGGAATCTGCAACGCGCTGTGTGGAACGATACTGCCTTCCTCAAT TCGATCAATGTGATGGACTATTCATTATTGGTTGGAGTGGACGTGGAAGAAAAGGAGCTGGTATGCGGCATAATCGATTACGTGCGGCAATATACTTGGGACAAACAGCTGGAGAACTGGGTGAAGTCCTTTGTGGTCCCCAAAAACCAGTTGCCTACCATAATCTCTCCAAAAGAATACAAAAAAAGATTCCGAAAGTTCATTGACACCCACTTTTTCAGTGTCCCTGATGACTGGTGTTCTCAAAGACCCTCCAACCGCTGCACCCTTTGTGGTTCCAACACCCCAAACCCAAAGATGAAATGA
- the LOC111909829 gene encoding putative 1-phosphatidylinositol-3-phosphate 5-kinase FAB1D isoform X2, producing the protein MTHDSLIIPSASSISPAVSLAKTDSSVSYYNDYLVDVPSNDRSLREESSSGIRILQQEHESCDGNGGIDSHIWFPPEPEDREADMEGSIGNYEDDDDDEEYGDGMKWGKPSNLSSLREEGCGSFRFREETKKAMDEVMNGKFKALVEHLLTSMGISCSGNDMDTDTDTWVDTVTALSWEAASYLKPDAFEGKAMDPDGYVKIKCFATGSRTQSKVFKGLVFKKHAAHKHMPTKYRKPKLLLIKGALSVSSDGLSSFESMKQENERLDYLIGMIEKLNPNVVLVEKTVSRDIQESILAKGMTLVLEMKLHRLERVARCTGSPILSSDMLLLNDQKLRQCESFYFEKIVEEHAALCDNGKRPKKTLMFLQGCPTRMGFTILLMGSHSDELKTIKCVVQFAVVMAYHLILESSFLVNQRAMLSTTAPNGMAILSTKPVFVYKGLDIPVASESSMETTTSDNLITTIDIPISNGFLQENGPDNLGLEGHSLSSYEPYDPIVLSGLSSLSASLQEVVGYPLFNATPQDQDHEEEEEEEETYLGYNTPLDRTETSSPDTETELLRRNLSLETKDSEERMQRKDDITAVLDSESILVLMSRRNVTRGTTCKQSSFSCIKFYRNFDVPLGKFLQDNLLNQKLLCGTCNELPEAHLSYYAHQNKQLTIQVKRLPSDKQLPGENEGKLWMWSCCGQCKPSNGSLKSTKRVLVSVAARGLSFGKFLELGFSNHSSWEIPSSCGHSSYADYFHFFGSGSMVAMFRYSTVATYSVSLPHWKVYQEGQSVFAEVENSLKKMEDKFGGSTLNIQGSCKRFSDIKEMLNKEQDEYEVNMKKLSESTSMTKWLYKPLHLNYIQWEVLLRSYIWDERIHSLLSSNLIRVTVDPQTVRESQRPHLQEKDTTTISITENGEPVSDNIKIYTHTPEPREANGLSVQPITTEAVVDDENGGVSSAFSSKSADPKGWMWTPFSHIESIYVKDLHRGYLPKYEASGSSRIHKMITQSQGEEGSKIHFPLGLGTENLLMVSDYEDELSSMIACALAFLKDGNSNTSLEFASDDSKSYESLPKMLSLSSPNWSSFTSMDSDVEDSRFSSFDGLELLDSVAANSRYLHPVISMGRLANRSKYSVACLFAKDFLDLRGQCGLSELDYISSLSRCKHWDAKGGKSKSFFAKTLDDRFIIKEIKKTEFYSFLEFASHYFGYMNQCFKLGNQTCLAKILGIYQVKKRKSGAKHDLMVMENISYGRKITRQYDLKGALYARFNAVVDGTGDVLLDQNFVNDMNVSPLYVNTKAKRNLQRAVWNDTAFLNSINVMDYSLLVGVDVEEKELVCGIIDYVRQYTWDKQLENWVKSFVVPKNQLPTIISPKEYKKRFRKFIDTHFFSVPDDWCSQRPSNRCTLCGSNTPNPKMK; encoded by the exons ATGACGCATGATAGTTTGATTATTCCATCAGCTTCATCAATCAGCCCAGCTGTGTCTCTGGCAAAAACTGATAGCTCCGTTTCATATTACA ATGATTATCTTGTGGATGTGCCCTCAAATGATAG GTCCCTGAGAGAGGAATCAAGCAGCGGAATTCGTATCTTACAACAGGAGCATGAATCATGTGATGGAAATGGGGGTATTGATTCTCATATTTGGTTTCCCCCTGAACCAGAAGACCGAGAGGCTGACATGGAGGGTAGTATTGGCAATTATGAGGACGATGATGACGATGAAGAGTACGGTGATGGCATGAAATGGGGAAAGCCAAGTAATCTGAGCAGCCTTAGAGAAGAAGGATGTGGGAGCTTTAGGTTTAGAGAAGAAACAAAAAAGGCAATGGATGAGGTTATGAATGGGAAGTTTAAGGCACTTGTGGAGCATCTTCTTACATCAATGGGCATTTCTTGTTCTGGGAATGATATGGATACGGATACGGATACGTGGGTGGATACAGTCACAGCTTTATCATGGGAAGCTGCTTCATATCTGAAGCCAGATGCTTTTGAGGGAAAAGCAATGGATCCTGATGGATATGTGAAGATCAAATGTTTTGCGACTGGTTCTCGGACCCAAAG TAAAGTTTTCAAGGGCTTAGTCTTCAAGAAACATGCAGCTCACAAACACATGCCAACAAAGTATAGAAAACCCAAGTTGCTATTGATCAAGGGTGCACTTAGTGTTTCTTCAGATGGACTATCATCCTTTGAGTCGATGAAACAGGAGAATGAGAGGCTAGATTATCTAATTGGGATGATAGAGAAGTTGAATCCAAATGTCGTACTAGTTGAGAAAACCGTTTCACGAGATATTCAAGAGTCTATCCTTGCAAAAGGGATGACATTGGTATTGGAAATGAAACTACACCGGTTGGAGAGAGTTGCTCGTTGTACTGGGTCACCAATCTTGTCCTCTGATATGCTGCTGCTGAATGACCAAAAGCTGAGGCAGTGCGAATCcttttattttgaaaagattgTAGAAGAACATGCTGCTCTTTGTGATAATGGAAAACGCCCTAAGAAGACATTAATGTTTCTCCAAGGCTGTCCCACACGAATGGGATTTACG atTCTGCTGATGGGATCTCACAGTGATGAACTTAAAACCATAAAATGTGTTGTTCAGTTTGCGGTTGTAATGGCATACCATTTGATCCTTGAAAGTTCATTCCTTGTGAATCAACGGGCAATGTTATCCACGACTGCCCCGAATGGAATGGCTATATTATCAACTAAACCTGTGTTTGTGTATAAAGGTCTTGATATTCCTGTAGCCAGTGAGTCGAGTATGGAAACTACAACTAGTGATAATTTGATCACCACCATTGATATCCCCATCTCCAATGGATTTCTTCAAGAAAATGGGCCCGACAACTTGGGTCTAGAAGGGCATAGTTTATCATCTTATGAGCCATATGACCCAATTGTTCTCTCAGGGTTATCTTCACTCTCGGCCTCTTTACAGGAAGTTGTAGGGTACCCTCTTTTCAATGCTACCCCCCAAGACCAAGAccatgaggaggaggaggaggaggaggagacaTACCTTGGCTATAACACCCCCCTTGACCGCACCGAAACCAGCTCTCCAGATACGGAAACAGAGTTGCTTCGAAGAAACTTGTCCTTAGAAACAAAAGATTCTGAAGAGCGTATGCAACGTAAGGATGACATTACTGCGGTTTTGGATTCCGAGAGCATATTAGTTTTGATGTCTAGAAGGAATGTCACAAGAGGGACTACGTGTAAGCAAAGTAGCTTTTCATGTATCAAGTTCTACCGGAATTTCGATGTGCCCCTCGGAAAGTTTTTGCAGGATAACTTACTCAATCAG AAGCTTTTGTGTGGAACATGTAATGAACTACCAGAAGCTCATCTTTCGTACTATGCACATCAGAACAAGCAACTCACAATTCAAGTTAAACGTCTTCCTTCAGATAAGCAGTTGCCTGGTGAAAATGAAGGAAAGCTTTGGATGTGGAGTTGTTGTGGCCAATGTAAACCCTCCAATGGAAGCTTAAAGTCTACCAAAAGAGTATTGGTCTCCGTTGCTGCCCGTGGGTTATCCTTTGGGAAGTTCTTAGAACTTGGCTTCTCCAACCACTCTTCATGGGAAATACCATCTAGCTGCGGACATTCCTCTTATGCTGACTATTTTCACTTCTTTGG ATCAGGCTCCATGGTTGCAATGTTTAGATACTCAACAGTGGCTACTTACTCTGTATCTCTGCCGCATTGGAAG GTGTACCAGGAAGGGCAATCAGTGTTTGCTGAGGTTGAGAACTCCCTGAAGAAGATGGAAGACAAGTTTGGTGGATCAACACTGAACATTCAAGGATCATGTAAAAGATTCTCTGACATCAAAGAGATGTTGAATAAAGAGCAAGATGAATATGAG GTTAACATGAAGAAGTTGAGTGAAAGCACGAGCATGACTAAATGGCTGTACAAGCCTCTGCACTTGAATTACATACAATGGGAGGTTTTACTTCGTTCATACATCTGGGATGAGCGCATCCATTCACTCCTTTCATCCAATCTTATTAGAGTAACTGTTGACCCCCAAACCGTCCGTGAATCACAGCGGCCTCATCTTCAGGAGAAAGATACCACCACCATCAGCATCACTGAAAATGGTGAACCGGTTTCTGATAATATCAAAATCTATACACATACACCCGAACCCAGAGAAGCAAATGGCTTATCAGTTCAACCAATCACAACCGAAGCTGTTGTTGATGATGAAAATGGTGGAGTTTCTTCGGCTTTTTCATCGAAATCAGCCGATCCCAAAGGGTGGATGTGGACACCATTCTCGCATATTGAAAGCATTTATGTGAAGGATCTCCACAGAGGGTACTTGCCCAAATATGAAGCTTCCGGATCCAGCAGAATACACAAAATGATTACCCAGTCCCAAGGCGAAGAGGGCTCAAAGATTCATTTCCCATTGGGATTGGGTACAGAAAATCTTCTTATGGTATCGGATTATGAAGACGAGTTATCAAGTATGATAGCATGTGCGTTGGCTTTTCTAAAGGACGGAAATAGTAATACATCATTGGAATTTGCAAGTGACGATTCAAAATCATACGAAAGTTTACCAAAAATGTTGTCTTTGAGTTCCCCAAATTGGTCTTCCTTTACCTCCATGGATTCCGATGTAGAAGACTCCCGTTTTTCGAGCTTTGATGGGTTGGAATTGCTGGATTCTGTTGCTGCTAATTCCAGGTATCTTCACCCTGTGATTTCCATGGGAAGATTAGCCAACAGATCTAAATATTCGGTAGCTTGTTTATTTGCCAAAGATTTTCTCGATCTTCGTGGTCAATGTGGTTTATCTGAGCTTGATTACATTTCTTCATTAAGCCGTTGTAAGCATTGGGATGCCAAAGGTGGAAAGAGTAAATCTTTCTTTGCTAAAACTCTTGATGACCGCTTCATTATTAAGGAAATTAAGAAAACCGAGTTTTACTCCTTTCTTGAATTTGCTTCTCACTATTTTGGGTACATGAATCAGTGTTTTAAACTTGGAAATCAGACATGCCTCGCCAAAATTCTTGGTATTTATcag GTAAAGAAAAGAAAGAGTGGGGCTAAACATGATCTAATGGTGATGGAGAACATTAGTTATGGGAGAAAAATTACGCGGCAGTATGATCTGAAAGGAGCTCTGTATGCCCGTTTCAATGCTGTTGTTGATGGTACAGGAGACGTTCTTTTGGACCAAAACTTTGTAAATGACATGAATGTGTCTCCTTTATACGTTAATACAAAAGCAAAGCGGAATCTGCAACGCGCTGTGTGGAACGATACTGCCTTCCTCAAT TCGATCAATGTGATGGACTATTCATTATTGGTTGGAGTGGACGTGGAAGAAAAGGAGCTGGTATGCGGCATAATCGATTACGTGCGGCAATATACTTGGGACAAACAGCTGGAGAACTGGGTGAAGTCCTTTGTGGTCCCCAAAAACCAGTTGCCTACCATAATCTCTCCAAAAGAATACAAAAAAAGATTCCGAAAGTTCATTGACACCCACTTTTTCAGTGTCCCTGATGACTGGTGTTCTCAAAGACCCTCCAACCGCTGCACCCTTTGTGGTTCCAACACCCCAAACCCAAAGATGAAATGA